Proteins from a single region of Phyllopteryx taeniolatus isolate TA_2022b chromosome 10, UOR_Ptae_1.2, whole genome shotgun sequence:
- the rpl36a gene encoding large ribosomal subunit protein eL42 → MVNVPKTRRTYCKKCKKHQPHKVTQYKKGKDSLYAQGKRRYDRKQSGYGGQTKPIFRKKAKTTKKIVLRLECMEANCRSKRMLAIKRCKHFELGGDKKRKGQVIQF, encoded by the exons ATG GTGAACGTCCCGAAGACCCGCAGGACCTACTGCAAGAAGTGCAAAAAGCACCAACCCCACAAAGTTACCCAGTACAAGAAGGGCAAGGATTCCCTCTATGCTCAGG GTAAGAGGAGatacgacaggaagcagagcggcTATGGTGGTCAGACCAAGCCCATCTTCCGTAAAAAG GCTAAGACAACAAAGAAGATTGTGCTGAGGCTTGAGTGCATGGAGGCCAACTGCAGATCCAAGAGAATGCTGGCCATCAAGCGCTGCAAGCACTTTGAGTTGGGCGGTGACAAGAAGAGGAAG GGCCAGGTCATCCAGTTCTAA